The nucleotide sequence AACGCCCTTCACCTTCGCCCGCCCGGTCAGGATCCGGTCCACCGCCTCCACCGCCAGCGGCGCGCTCACCGCGTAGATGTCCTCGCCGCGCGCCACGATGCGGCGTTCGTCCTCGCCGGCCCGCACCACGACGTCCACCACGAACGTCTCGGCCGCGTCGCGCTCGCCCGCCGCCGCGAGGCCTTGCGCCCCGTCGACCGTCATGTAGCTGACGACGTCGCGCACCCGCAGGTGCCGCGGGATGGTGACGATGTCGGCCATCGAGAACTCGCCGAAGACGGGCCGGGGGCCGAGCGGCTCGGGGAACGGCCACTCCCGCGTCGGCAGGGCGTCGTCGCGGTACTCCAGCTGTCCGCCCGCGAAGCGGATGCGTTTGCCGTCACGGCGTTCCCTGGACACCCGGCCCGCGGCGAGAGTCCCCTCCGTGGGGCGCCAGCCGCTGAGGCCGTAGGCGACGTGCACCTCGTCGGCCGCCGTCCAGTCGCCCATCGCCGCCGTGGCCAGCAGGTCGGCCAGGCCGCCGAAGAACGCCATCGCGGGCACCACGGCACTGTCGGCGGTCAGCGCGAGGGTGTCGAGGTTCGCCTCGATTTCGGCGGCGACGTCCACGTACGGGACGCCGGCGCGGATGGCCGCCTCGGCGACCGGCAGGGCCGTCTCGGCGAACGGGCCCGCGCAGTTGATCACCGCGGCCACGCCGTCGAGCGCGCGGTCGAGGGCCGCCGAATCGTCGACCGACGCCGGCCGCCCGCCCGGCAGCTTCGCCGCGTTCCGTCCGGAAAGGACCACGTCGTACCCGCGTTTCTCCAGCTCAGCCACCACGAAGCGGCCGGTGTGCCCGTAAGCGCCGTAAACCAGTACCGAAGTCATGAGGCCATCCTGTCGGGCCGCGGTCGCCGTCACCAGTGTCCGGAACGACGTGCTGCGTACACTTTCGGACATGCACGCTGTCGCCCTCGCCGCCACGGACGGGATGCTGTCGTTCGAGCTGACGATCGCCACCGAGGTGTTCGGCGACGATCCCCGGTACGGCTTCGCGGTCTGCGGCCCGGCCCCGGTGCGGGTGGGCCGGTTCCTGCTGGAGCCGGACCACGGCCTCGACCGGCTGGCGCGCGCGGACACGGTGCTCGTGCCGGGCTGGGCCGACGTCGACGCGGACCCGCCGGCCGGCCTGGTCGACGCGGTGCGCGCGGCCCACGCCCGCGGCGCCCGGGTGGCGTCGCTGTGCACGGGCGCGTTCGTGCTGGCCGCGGCCGGTCTGCTGGACGGCTTGCGGGCCACCACGCACTGGGCGCACACGGACGTCCTCGCCGCCCGCTACCCGCGGGTGACCGTGGACCCGGACGTGCTCTACGTCGACAACGGCCAGGTCCTGACCTCGGCGGGCAAGGCGGCGGCCATGGACTTGTGCCTCCACCTGGTCCGCGCCGACCACGGCCCGGCGGCGGCCAACACGATCGCCCGCCGCCTGGTGGTGCCACCGCACCGAGCGGGCGGCCAGGCCCAGTTCGTGACGGCACCGGTCCCCACTCGCGACGACCATCCGCTGGCCTCGCTGCTCCCGTGGATCACGGCCCGCCTCGACCGCCCGCTGACGGTCGAGGACCTGGCCCGCAAAGCGAACCTGAGCAGCCGCCACCTGGGCCGCCACTTCCGGTCGGCCACGGGCACGACACCGCTGCAGTGGGTGCTGAACCAGCGCATCCGCCGCGCGCAGGAGCTGCTGGAGAACACCGACGCGAGCATCGACGCGGTCGCGGAGGCGGTCGGCATGGGCACGGCGGCGACGTTGCGACGGCACTTCAACCGGACGGTCGGCGTGCCCCCGGACACCTACCGCCGCACGTTCCGCAGTTAGCGTCCTTCAGTAGCGGACCTCACTCTGGAGCAACGGCGGGTACACAGTGGACGGTTCACCGTCGACCGTCGTGCCCGCGAACTGGAGCATCGCCCGCTGAGCGCCGTGCATCGGGGCCGGGTAGTCCAGCGTCGGCGCCGACACCTCGTCCAGCCGAGCCAGCTGCGCCGGCGTCAGCGTCACCTCGAGCCCGGCGAGGTTGCCGGTCAGGTGCTCCAGCCGCCGCGCGCCGATGATCGGGACCACCGTTCCGCGCCGCGCGCGCAACCACGCCAGCGACACCGCCGCGGACGTCGACCCGATCTCCCCGGCGATCGCGGCGACGGCGTCGACGACCGCGAACTCCGCTTCGGACGGACCGCCGACGAAAGCCGCGCGGGCGGACTCCGGCGCCGGAGCGCCACGCCGGTACTTGCCCGACAGGAAACCGTTCTTCAGCGGGCTCCACGGCACCAGCGCCAGGCCCTGGTCGAGCGCGAACGGCGCCAGCTCGCCCTCGACCGTCCGCGCCAGCAGCGAATACTCGACCTGCAGCGCGATCAACGGTGTCCAGCCGCGCAGCAGGGCGGTCGCCTGCGCCTGCGCGGTGACCCAAGCCGGGGTGTTGGAGAAGCCGACGTACCGGATCTTGCCCGCGCGCACCAGGTCGTCGAGGGCCCGCATGGTCTCCTCGATCGGCGTGCGGCGGTCCCAGTTGTGCAGCCAGTACAGGTCGAGGTGGTCCGTCCGCAGCCGCCGGAGCGTCTCGTCGAGCTGGGCGATGATCGACGCCCGGCCGGCGCCGCCGCCGTTGGGGTCGCCGGGGAACAGGTTGCCGAAGAACTTCGACGCGAGCACCACCCGCGCCCGGCGGCCGGGGCGGGCGGCGAAGAAGTCGCCGAGAATCTTTTCCGAATGCCCGTTGGTGTAGAAATTCGCCGTGTCGACGAAGTTGCCGCCGAGGTCGAGGTAGGTCGCGAGGATCTTTTCGGACTCCTCGACCCCGCAGCCGGCGCCACCGGGGTCTTCCCCGAAGGTCATCGCGCCGAGGGCGAAGGGGCTGACGCGGAGGCCGGACCGGCCGAGGGTGACGTAGTGATCGAGTGACACGAAACTCTCCTTGCTCAGCGAATCGACTGAGACCAGGAAACCGCGAACACCCTGTTCACCGGTAGACCGATCGCCCCGACCTCTTGCACGATCCTCTCGGCCCCGGTTATCTGGACGAGTGCTCGAACAACTCCGCGACCTCATCACCCGGCACGCACACGCCGACCTGCGCACGCCGGTGCCGGGCCTGCTGCTATCCAAAGTGGAAACGAGCGAACCGCACCACTCGCTCGCCGAGCCGCTGCTGGTCGTCATGGCCCAGGGCGGCAAACGCCTGCTGCTCGGCGACCACGTGCACGAGTACCGCGCCGGGCAATACCTGCTGGTCGGCACCGACCTGCCGGTGACCGGCCACTTCGTCGGCGCCACCCCGCGGACGCCGGCGCTGGGCCTCGGCCTGGCCCTGCGGCCCACGGCGATCGCCCCGCTGCTGCTCGAGGCGCCGCCTCGCACCCCACCCGCGTCCCCCATCGCCATCGACGACGCCGGTCCGGAGCTGCTGGACGCGGCGCTGCGGCTGCTGCGGCTGCTCGACCACCCGTCCGACGCGCCCGTGCTCGCGCCGCTGATCGAGCGGGAGATCCTCTGGCGGCTGCTGACCGGCCCGCACGGCGGCCTGGTCCGCCGGATCGGCCTGGCCGACAGCGGCGCCGCCCACGTCGGCCGGGCCATCCGCTGGATCCGGGCCAACTACGCCGAGCCGATGCGGATCGAGGAGCTCGCGCGGCTGAGCGGGCTGAGCGCGTCGGCGTTCCACCGCCAGTTCCGCGCGGTGACGGCGATGAGCCCGCTGCAGTTCCAGAAGCGCATCCGCCTGCAGGAAGCCCGGTCGCTGTTGCTGGCCGACGCGGGCGACGTCGCCGGTGTCGGGCACCTCGTCGGTTACGACAGCCCTTCGCAGTTCAACCGCGAGTACCGCCGGCTGTTCGGTGCCCCACCCGGGCAGGACGCGGCGCGGCTGCGCGAGGCCCCCTCCGTCGGGCCCCGGCTGCCCTGACGTCCGATCCGTTCAAGACCGCCGGCCACACCGGTGCGAGGCTGGCGGCATGTCCGTGAACCTTCCGGCCGCGGCGTCCTTCATGGCGACGCACGCCCGCCTCCTCGACCGCCGCCGCTTCGAACTGCTCGGCGGCGCGACCGGCGCCGACGCGGTGCTGGCCGCCGTCGACGGCTACCGCAACGCCGACGGCGGCTACGGCTGGGGCCTCGAGCCGGACCTGCGGGCCCCGGAAAGCCAGCCCGGCGGCGCCCTCCACGCCTTCGAGGTGTTCGAGGAGATCGCCCCGGCGACGACCCCGCACGCGGCGAAGCTCTGCGACTGGCTGGCCACGGCGTCCCGTCCGGACGGTGGCCTGCCGTTCGCCCTGCCGGTGGCCGACCCGGCCGGCTGCGCGCCCTTCTGGGTCCAGGCCGATCCGGCGGAGGCGACCCTGCAGAGCACCGCGTTCACCGCGGGCGTGGCCCTGCGCGTCGCCCGCCACGACCGGGCCGTGCGCGAGCACCCGTGGCTGGCCGCGGCGACGCGGTACTGCTTCCGCGCCATCCGCGAGCTTTCCGCGCCGCCGCACGCGATCGCGTTGTCCTTCGCGGTGCAGTTCGCGGACGCAGCGCACGAACTCCACGGGGAGGCGCCCGCGCTTCTGGACCACCTCGCCGCGTTCGTCCCGGCCGACGGGCTGGCCCCGGTGGACGGTGGTTCGGAGGGCGAGACCCTCCGTGCCCTGGACTTCGCGCCGCTGCCGGACCGCCCGGCGCGCGCGTTGTTCGCCGACGACGTCATCGAGGCCGAACTGCGGCGGCTCGCGGCCGCGCAACAGGACGACGGTGGCTGGCGGGTGGATTTCGCGAGCTTCTCGCCCGCCGCGGCGCTCGAGTGGCGCGGTTACGCGACCGTCCGTGCGGCGGCGATCCTGCAGCGTCACGGACTCGCCTGAGTTTCTACACGAGTGACGCCGAGGTTCACCCGACCGTGACGTGTCGGGAAGGGACGGCCGCCCGCACCTTCCGGCGTGCGTGACCGAACGCGTACTGTGACGGAGGAACGGCGCTCCCGGAGGTGAAGCATGTCGTCGCGCAACCCGTTGCAGTGGTTTGCCCGTTGGGCGGACTGGTTCGAGGAACGCGGCGTCTACGTGCCCGGCGAGGAGAGCCGG is from Amycolatopsis mediterranei and encodes:
- a CDS encoding saccharopine dehydrogenase NADP-binding domain-containing protein produces the protein MTSVLVYGAYGHTGRFVVAELEKRGYDVVLSGRNAAKLPGGRPASVDDSAALDRALDGVAAVINCAGPFAETALPVAEAAIRAGVPYVDVAAEIEANLDTLALTADSAVVPAMAFFGGLADLLATAAMGDWTAADEVHVAYGLSGWRPTEGTLAAGRVSRERRDGKRIRFAGGQLEYRDDALPTREWPFPEPLGPRPVFGEFSMADIVTIPRHLRVRDVVSYMTVDGAQGLAAAGERDAAETFVVDVVVRAGEDERRIVARGEDIYAVSAPLAVEAVDRILTGRAKVKGVAPAGEMFDAADFLRALAPHITIELAARPERVLRGSRRPRRAPGPCQGGGIPGWRNS
- a CDS encoding helix-turn-helix domain-containing protein; translated protein: MHAVALAATDGMLSFELTIATEVFGDDPRYGFAVCGPAPVRVGRFLLEPDHGLDRLARADTVLVPGWADVDADPPAGLVDAVRAAHARGARVASLCTGAFVLAAAGLLDGLRATTHWAHTDVLAARYPRVTVDPDVLYVDNGQVLTSAGKAAAMDLCLHLVRADHGPAAANTIARRLVVPPHRAGGQAQFVTAPVPTRDDHPLASLLPWITARLDRPLTVEDLARKANLSSRHLGRHFRSATGTTPLQWVLNQRIRRAQELLENTDASIDAVAEAVGMGTAATLRRHFNRTVGVPPDTYRRTFRS
- a CDS encoding aldo/keto reductase, with the protein product MSLDHYVTLGRSGLRVSPFALGAMTFGEDPGGAGCGVEESEKILATYLDLGGNFVDTANFYTNGHSEKILGDFFAARPGRRARVVLASKFFGNLFPGDPNGGGAGRASIIAQLDETLRRLRTDHLDLYWLHNWDRRTPIEETMRALDDLVRAGKIRYVGFSNTPAWVTAQAQATALLRGWTPLIALQVEYSLLARTVEGELAPFALDQGLALVPWSPLKNGFLSGKYRRGAPAPESARAAFVGGPSEAEFAVVDAVAAIAGEIGSTSAAVSLAWLRARRGTVVPIIGARRLEHLTGNLAGLEVTLTPAQLARLDEVSAPTLDYPAPMHGAQRAMLQFAGTTVDGEPSTVYPPLLQSEVRY
- a CDS encoding AraC family transcriptional regulator — protein: MLEQLRDLITRHAHADLRTPVPGLLLSKVETSEPHHSLAEPLLVVMAQGGKRLLLGDHVHEYRAGQYLLVGTDLPVTGHFVGATPRTPALGLGLALRPTAIAPLLLEAPPRTPPASPIAIDDAGPELLDAALRLLRLLDHPSDAPVLAPLIEREILWRLLTGPHGGLVRRIGLADSGAAHVGRAIRWIRANYAEPMRIEELARLSGLSASAFHRQFRAVTAMSPLQFQKRIRLQEARSLLLADAGDVAGVGHLVGYDSPSQFNREYRRLFGAPPGQDAARLREAPSVGPRLP